CCGGGGGGAGGCGGTCATTTGGCCGAAATACGGAGATATCTCCCAGTACACTAAGGAAGAGCTCGATTATATCCATGCGCTGTATTGCGCCGAGGTCACGTTCGTCGATCATTGGTTCGGCAAGTTCTACAGCCGCCTTGAGGAGCTCGGGGTGTTAGAAAACACCATGGTAATTGTGACCAGCGACCATGGATTTTTATTCGGAGAGCACCAGTGGCTGGGCAAGCACGCACGCATCCTATATCAAGACATCGCTCAAGTGCCGCTGCTCATCCAACATCCAGCCATCCGGCCGAATACGACGTACAACGAGCTCGTTCAGATGCCGGACCTGACCCCGACGATTTTGGACGCGCTGGGGATCGAAACTCCGAAGACCATGCACGGGGCAAGTCTGACGCCACTGTGGGAACCGACCCGTGCGGGGAATTGCGCGATTCGGGATCGGGAGTCGCTCATCTTCGGCGTGTTCGGCGGGCCCGTGTATTGCACTGACGGGGAGTGGATGCTCGTCAAAAAGCCGAATCCGACCAACGCGCCGCTGTATTGGTATACGCATTCGCATTACAACAACTGGAGCTTCGGCCAGATCAATTTCATCCAAGACAGTAAAGACCGGTACAAGGTATGGGACAAGTCCAGGTTCCCTGTCCAGTACGAACAGGCAAGGCCGAACCATGCGCCGCCTCGAATGATTCGAAGCAATGAGGAAAAACAAACGATCGTTCCGGAGCCGATGGATGAGTTGTATCATATTCGATTCGATCAGGCGCAAACCCAGAACTGCATAGACAGGGAGCCCGACATCGCCGAACGACTCAGAGAATCCATTTGTAAGCGCTTGGATGAATTGGGAGCGCCCAGCGAACAGAAGATCCGGCTCAATCTCGGCACCGATCAAGGCTAGCAGGTTATCCGCGATCCTTTGTAAAGGCTATAAACAGGGGATCGTTAGATAAACAGACAACCATATTTTAACGAGGGGATTGTTTACACATGAGAAGAAACGCAATCGTAGCCTTACTCGTCGTCACATTGCTAGCCATGGTCGGCTGCAGCCAAGCCACGAACGGCAGCAGCAGCTATCCGTCCGGAGATTTAACGTTCTTGGTGCCGTATCCCGCGGGGGGCGTCAACGATATCGTAACTCGCCAAGTTGCGCAGATGGGCAAGGAATATTTCAATCACCCTGCCGTCGTGCTCAATCGTCCCGGTGCGAGCGGAACGTTAGGCACGACCGAGTACATGCAAGAGAAAGCGAATTCGCACAAATTGTTACTCGCGAGCAGAAGTATTTTCGTCACGGTTCCGTTGGTGCAGGATGTCCAATATGCTTTTGCGGACATCGAACCGGTTATCGGCATCGATAATGTAGAATTCATTGTCTATACCAATCCGAAGAAAACGGGAATCGACAGCGTGGAAAAATTGATCGAATACGGCAAGTCCAATACGATCAAGTACGGTTCCGCAGGCCCGGGTTCCGACTTGCACCTGATTCAAGCCGGATTGTTCGCGATGGCAGGCGTGAAGGCCGAAGCGGTCGTGTTCGGCGGCGGCGGCGAAGCGATCAACAACGTGGCCGCGGGCCACATCGACGTCGCGGTCGGGCCGCCGGGCGCAGGATTGACATTGATCAAAGAAGGCTCCATCGTTCCGATCGCCGTTGCGGGTCCGGCAGCGTACACGGGCTTCGAAGGAATGACCGTGCCGACGCTGAAGGAAACAGGCTACGACATCAGCTACCCGGGCTTGAATTTCTTCGCGATGAAAGCCGGCACCGACGCTGCGAACATTCAATTTATGTATGACCAAATCGCGAAGATTTACGAGACGGAAGCGTTCAAGGAAGTTGTGAACAATACGAAATTGGATCTTAAGCCGATCGGTCCGGACGAAATTAAGCAATATATCGCGGAACAGCAAGCAACGGCGGAGAAGCTTCACGAGCTGATCGAGAAGAGCGGTCAATAAGCGGGAAGCAACCGAAAACAGTCTGCGGCGGGGAGGCAGTGCTCCAACTGCTCCCCGTTCTTTGCTTGAGGCGGGAGGCTTGCGACTGCATTTTTGCGGAACGGAGGACGGTTATGAAGATAAACAAAAACATCGTCGGCGGCGGTTTTTTTATCGTTTTGTCGGCGGCGATCCTGCTCGCCATCCCTTATCAGATCAAAGATACATCGGATGCGCTGGTGAATGCGCAATTTCTTCCGAGGGCGGTGACGTGGGTCATGCTGCTGTTAAGCGCATGCTTATTCGTTCAAGGATTGTTAAATGCGAAGAGGGGCAGCGCGGAGAAGGACACGATTACGATCCAGCTTTCGGATGAATTGCGTGTAGGGTTAACCATTGTGTTGTTGGTCGTTTACGCGATTATTATGCCGCTTGTCGGGTTCATGATTTCCTCGATTGCGGTATGCGGCGCCGTGTTGTTGCTCATGAAAGTAAAAAAGTGGACTTACTACGCTTATACGTTGGCGATCATCTTGATCACATACGCCATTTTTAAATATTTGCTGAACATTATGCTGCCGTAAGGAGGTGTCTGCAGTGATCGAAAATATAATTAACGGATCCGGAGCTTTATTTACGTTGGATACGATACTTTTCATGCTGCTTGGCGTGTTTCTTGGCATTATTTTCGGAGCTATTCCGGGTTTAGGCGTCATGCTGGCGATCGTCATTTTCTTACCGATGACCTTCGGCGTCAATCCGATCGCAGGCATTCTCATGCTATTGGGGATCTATTGCGGCGGGACGTACGGCGGGTCGATCTCAGCCATCCTGATCAATACGCCAGGCACCCCTTCGTCCGCTGCGACGCTGTTGGACGGGTTCCCGTTGAGTCAACAAGGGAAATCGAAGAAAGCTCTCTTGATGGCGCTTTACGCCTCGGTGATCGCCGGGGTAATCAGCGCCATGTTGTTGCTGGTTGCCGCGCCGCAGCTGGCGAAAATTACGATGTTCTTCGGCCCGGCCGAATATTTCATGCTGGCGGTATTCGGATTATCGATCATCGCGAGCGTAAGCGGGGATAACGTTTTTAGAGGCCTGATTG
This window of the Paenibacillus sp. genome carries:
- a CDS encoding tripartite tricarboxylate transporter substrate binding protein codes for the protein MRRNAIVALLVVTLLAMVGCSQATNGSSSYPSGDLTFLVPYPAGGVNDIVTRQVAQMGKEYFNHPAVVLNRPGASGTLGTTEYMQEKANSHKLLLASRSIFVTVPLVQDVQYAFADIEPVIGIDNVEFIVYTNPKKTGIDSVEKLIEYGKSNTIKYGSAGPGSDLHLIQAGLFAMAGVKAEAVVFGGGGEAINNVAAGHIDVAVGPPGAGLTLIKEGSIVPIAVAGPAAYTGFEGMTVPTLKETGYDISYPGLNFFAMKAGTDAANIQFMYDQIAKIYETEAFKEVVNNTKLDLKPIGPDEIKQYIAEQQATAEKLHELIEKSGQ
- a CDS encoding sulfatase; the encoded protein is MNVICVLLDTLRRDHVGCYGNSNIHTPNLDRFGSNGAVFQNAYLGSYPCMPARQDLWTGRLNFLWRGWSPLEYDEEDLVTLISRSGKTSMLVTDHYHLWQNGAGNYHMNFSGMELIRGQEMDNWITDRTAEVSYPASPDKLNGNWEKYARNTSSFQAEEDYFAAKVFQRSMDWVENNKDHEDFFLMIDCFDPHEPFDPPPAYIERYAPDYRGEAVIWPKYGDISQYTKEELDYIHALYCAEVTFVDHWFGKFYSRLEELGVLENTMVIVTSDHGFLFGEHQWLGKHARILYQDIAQVPLLIQHPAIRPNTTYNELVQMPDLTPTILDALGIETPKTMHGASLTPLWEPTRAGNCAIRDRESLIFGVFGGPVYCTDGEWMLVKKPNPTNAPLYWYTHSHYNNWSFGQINFIQDSKDRYKVWDKSRFPVQYEQARPNHAPPRMIRSNEEKQTIVPEPMDELYHIRFDQAQTQNCIDREPDIAERLRESICKRLDELGAPSEQKIRLNLGTDQG
- a CDS encoding tripartite tricarboxylate transporter TctB family protein, whose protein sequence is MKINKNIVGGGFFIVLSAAILLAIPYQIKDTSDALVNAQFLPRAVTWVMLLLSACLFVQGLLNAKRGSAEKDTITIQLSDELRVGLTIVLLVVYAIIMPLVGFMISSIAVCGAVLLLMKVKKWTYYAYTLAIILITYAIFKYLLNIMLP